GTACTGGACCACCCTGGCATTCCAGTACCCCACACCCGAGACCGGCAAACGCTACCGCGGCGGGTACCTCTCCTGGAACTACTGGATCGCTTATGCGCCTTCCACCGCGGCCACGCCGGACGGCCGCCGGCGCGGCCAGTATCTCAGCAACGGCGTCTGCCCGGTGAACGGCGCCGACCGCCTTGGCCCGACCGCCGTCATCAAGAGCGTGGGCCATCTCGGGCTGGAGACCGCCCCCAACGGCGCATCCCATACCATGAGCTTCTCGCCCAGCCTCCTGCGTTCCGAGGAGAACCGCCGCAAGCTGGCCGCGCTCCTGCGGGCCTACGGCAAGATCGGCGGTACCTGCCTCCAGCTCAATATCGTCAGCCCGGAGACCCTGCGGGCGGCGCAGAAAGACCCTGATTCCTACCGCAACCTGCTGGTGCGGGTTACAGGATACAACGCCTACTTTGTCATGCTGGGCAAGGAGATCCAGGATGAGATTATCGCTCGCGAGAGCCATGCGCTGTGAGGGCGGCCGGCGGAGGGATCATGGAGCACTCGCTGACGGGAATCACCTTTAATATCCAGCGCTTCAGCACGGAGGACGGTCCGGGCATCCGCACCACCGTCTTCTTCAAGGGCTGTCCCCTGCGCTGTGCCTGGTGTCATAACCCCGAGGGCTTGTCCCCTCAGCCCGAGCTGATGTGGTATGATGTGCGCTGTATCGGGGCGCGCGATTGCCTACGCGCCTGCCCGGTCGAAGCGTTGGAGCTGACGCCGTTCGGCATGCGCATTGACCGCCGGCGTTGCACCCTCTGCGGCAAATGCGTCACGGCCTGCCCGGCCGGCGCGCTGGAGCTCATCGGCCGGCGCTGGAGCGTGGAAGATCTGTTCGCCGAGATCGCCAAAGACGCCGTCTTTTACGAGACCTCGGACGGCGGAGTCACGTTCTCTGGTGGGGAGCCGATGCTCCAGGCCGAGTTCGTGGCGGCGCTGGCGGAGCGCTGTCGGGAGGCCGGCATCCCCGTAGCGCTGGACACCAGCGGCGCCGTCCCCTGGGAGCGCTACGAACTGGTGCTACCGTACGTCGATCTAGTGCTGTACGACCTGAAAATCTACGACCCTGAGCGGCATCGCGCCGGCACCGGCCTGGATAATGCCCGCATCCTGGAGAACGCCCGGCGAATGGCCGGCCGGGGTATCCCCATGTGGATTCGCACCCCGATCATCCCAGGGTATACCGCTGATGCGGAGAACATCGCCGCCCTGGCCGATTTTATCGCCCGGGAACTGCCGAACGTCCAGCGCTGGGATCTGCTGGCATACACCAACCTGGGCCAGCCGAAATATCACCGTCTGGACAAACCATATGCCCTAGAGGGCGTGCCTCTGCTTACCCGCGAGGAGATGGAGCTCCTGCACGCCATCGCGGTAGCGCGCGTGCCGGCTGCCGTTTGGTCGGGGGCAACGCGCGTGGAGCCGGCAGAGGCCGGCGCCGGTGGGCTTCCGGGCCTGCCGCAGTGCGGATAACTTCTGCACGAGCACCGAAAGGAGAGGAAAAGATATGTCCGTGTTGAACGATGCGAATCTGCTGAAGGCGCTGGCGGGGGAGATGACGCCCAAGTTCCTGGCCACCCGCTCCAGCGACGGCATTCCCAATATTGTGCCCTGTACTTCCATCATGCCGGCGGACGATGGACCGGACCGCCTCATCTTCGGCAATTTCCTGCTCCGCAAATCAGTGAACAACCTGGAAAGCGACTCCCGGGTGGGCATCATCGTGATGACCACGGAGCTGGAAGGGTGGATACTGCAGGGGGATTTCGCCGGCTGGCAGAGGGCCGGCCCCTATGTGGAGCGCATTATGAGCACGGACCTCCTGCGCTACAACGCCTATACCGGCATCCGCAACGCCGGCATCATCGAGGTGCGGAAGGTGCTCCGGCACTTCCGCATCCCCAAGACCCGCGTCCTGGCCGACTACCTGCTGGCCAAAGCTCTG
The DNA window shown above is from Anaerolineae bacterium and carries:
- a CDS encoding glycyl-radical enzyme activating protein yields the protein MEHSLTGITFNIQRFSTEDGPGIRTTVFFKGCPLRCAWCHNPEGLSPQPELMWYDVRCIGARDCLRACPVEALELTPFGMRIDRRRCTLCGKCVTACPAGALELIGRRWSVEDLFAEIAKDAVFYETSDGGVTFSGGEPMLQAEFVAALAERCREAGIPVALDTSGAVPWERYELVLPYVDLVLYDLKIYDPERHRAGTGLDNARILENARRMAGRGIPMWIRTPIIPGYTADAENIAALADFIARELPNVQRWDLLAYTNLGQPKYHRLDKPYALEGVPLLTREEMELLHAIAVARVPAAVWSGATRVEPAEAGAGGLPGLPQCG
- a CDS encoding pyridoxamine 5'-phosphate oxidase family protein, with translation MSVLNDANLLKALAGEMTPKFLATRSSDGIPNIVPCTSIMPADDGPDRLIFGNFLLRKSVNNLESDSRVGIIVMTTELEGWILQGDFAGWQRAGPYVERIMSTDLLRYNAYTGIRNAGIIEVRKVLRHFRIPKTRVLADYLLAKALARPPALDGRHTRLPLVVQRSFQPMTALRVLACLD